A single Streptomyces sp. 2114.4 DNA region contains:
- the thrC gene encoding threonine synthase produces the protein MAVQVTENTPTVALGPAVALSCRECGQRNPLGPIFACQDCFGPLEVAYDLPSGDPEGLKKQIEAGPDNIWRYAPLLPVPADVADKPNLNPGFTKLVQADRLAAELGVTGGLYVKDDSGNPTHSFKDRVVAIAVEAARAFGFTTLSCSSTGNLAGAVGAAARRAGFKSCVFIPHDLEAGKVVMAAVYGGDLVGIEGNYDDVNRFCSELIGDPLGEGWGFVNVNLRPYYGEGSKTLAYEICEQLGWRLPDQIVIPIASGSQLTKIDKGLKELIALGLVEDKPYKIFGAQAEGCSPVSAAFKAGHDVVRPQKPKTIAKSLAIGNPADGPYVLDIARRTGGAVEDVNDEQIVDAIKLLARTEGIFAETAGGVTVGVTKKLIEDGVLDPSLTTVVLNTGDGLKTLDAVAPTSGPTATIRPDLDAFRAAGLAG, from the coding sequence ATGGCTGTGCAAGTCACCGAAAACACCCCCACCGTCGCTCTGGGCCCCGCTGTCGCGCTGTCCTGCCGCGAGTGCGGACAGCGCAATCCGCTCGGCCCGATCTTCGCGTGCCAGGACTGTTTCGGGCCGCTCGAAGTCGCGTACGACCTGCCGAGCGGCGACCCCGAGGGCCTGAAGAAGCAGATCGAGGCCGGTCCGGACAACATCTGGCGCTACGCCCCGCTGCTGCCCGTCCCCGCCGACGTGGCCGACAAGCCCAACCTGAACCCCGGCTTCACCAAGCTCGTCCAGGCCGACCGGCTCGCCGCCGAGCTGGGCGTCACCGGCGGTCTGTACGTCAAGGACGACTCGGGCAACCCGACGCACTCCTTCAAGGACCGCGTCGTGGCGATCGCCGTCGAGGCCGCCCGCGCCTTCGGCTTCACCACCCTCTCCTGCTCCTCGACCGGCAACCTCGCCGGTGCGGTCGGCGCCGCGGCGCGCCGGGCCGGCTTCAAGTCCTGCGTGTTCATCCCGCACGACCTGGAGGCCGGCAAGGTCGTCATGGCCGCGGTCTACGGCGGTGACCTGGTCGGCATCGAGGGCAACTACGACGACGTCAACCGCTTCTGCTCCGAGCTCATCGGCGACCCGCTGGGCGAGGGCTGGGGCTTCGTCAACGTCAATCTGCGCCCCTACTACGGCGAGGGTTCCAAGACCCTGGCGTACGAGATCTGCGAGCAGCTGGGCTGGCGGCTCCCGGACCAGATCGTCATCCCGATCGCGTCCGGCTCGCAGCTCACGAAGATCGACAAGGGACTCAAGGAGCTGATCGCCCTCGGCCTGGTCGAGGACAAGCCGTACAAGATCTTCGGCGCCCAGGCGGAGGGCTGCTCCCCGGTGTCCGCGGCCTTCAAGGCCGGGCACGACGTGGTCCGCCCGCAGAAGCCGAAGACCATCGCCAAGTCGCTGGCGATCGGCAACCCGGCCGACGGCCCGTACGTGCTCGACATCGCCCGCCGTACGGGCGGCGCGGTCGAGGACGTCAACGACGAGCAGATCGTGGACGCGATCAAGCTGCTGGCCAGGACGGAAGGCATCTTCGCGGAGACCGCGGGCGGCGTGACCGTCGGCGTGACCAAGAAGCTGATCGAGGACGGCGTGCTCGACCCGTCCCTGACCACCGTCGTCCTGAACACCGGTGACGGCCTCAAGACGCTGGACGCGGTCGCCCCGACCTCCGGGCCCACGGCCACGATCCGTCCGGACCTGGACGCGTTCCGCGCGGCCGGCCTGGCCGGCTGA
- a CDS encoding MoaD/ThiS family protein, with amino-acid sequence MSVKVRIPTILRTYTGGQAEVAAEGATLSEVIADLEQNHQGIAARVLDDAGKLRRFVNVYVNDDDVRFEQGLETPTPDGAGVSIIPAVAGGC; translated from the coding sequence ATGAGCGTGAAGGTCCGCATCCCCACCATTCTCCGCACGTACACCGGCGGCCAGGCCGAGGTCGCCGCCGAGGGCGCGACCCTCTCCGAGGTGATCGCCGACCTGGAGCAGAACCACCAGGGCATCGCCGCCCGGGTGCTCGACGACGCCGGCAAGCTGCGCCGCTTCGTGAACGTCTACGTCAACGACGACGACGTGCGCTTCGAGCAGGGTCTGGAGACGCCGACCCCGGACGGTGCGGGAGTCTCGATCATTCCGGCGGTGGCCGGAGGCTGCTGA
- a CDS encoding cold-shock protein gives MAQGTVKWFNAEKGYGFIAVDGGADVFVHYSAIQMDGYRTLEEGQRVEFEISQGQKGPQADMVRVAG, from the coding sequence ATGGCTCAGGGCACCGTCAAGTGGTTCAACGCGGAGAAGGGGTACGGCTTCATCGCGGTCGACGGTGGTGCGGATGTTTTCGTCCACTACAGCGCGATCCAGATGGACGGTTACCGCACCCTTGAGGAGGGTCAGCGGGTCGAGTTCGAGATCTCGCAGGGCCAGAAGGGGCCGCAGGCGGACATGGTCCGGGTGGCCGGCTGA